A window of the Scleropages formosus chromosome 21, fSclFor1.1, whole genome shotgun sequence genome harbors these coding sequences:
- the fgf23 gene encoding fibroblast growth factor 23, producing the protein MSAHPAVLVLCLAALVSCVPNPSPLLGSNWGSPRRFVHLQTSSEVNNIYLEIRMNGQVRNTTSRSSYSVVVLKAETRDRLAIYGVKSKRYLCMDEEGIPFSSTVCSRDDCLFHHKLLENHRDVYYSCKSGLLLNLEGAKQAYEPGHNLPASALFLSEKNTVPLRRLLHRERRNRHMDPSDPLRVHSQHGEGSESLPYPDTDVDAEQENEREAEVSEQGWATSRESITFGFHDDPLQVLNRMDPQSPRNTGHIG; encoded by the exons ATGAGCGCGCACCCGGCTGTGCTCGTGCTGTGCCTCGCGGCGCTGGTGAGCTGCGTGCCCAACCCGTCCCCGCTGCTCGGCTCCAACTGGGGGAGCCCCAGGAGGTTCGTGCACCTGCAGACCTCCTCGGAGGTGAACAACATCTACCTGGAGATCCGCATGAACGGACAAGTGAGGAACACGACGAGCCGCAGCTCCTACA GTGTAGTTGTGCTCAAGGCGGAGACCAGGGATCGTCTGGCCATTTACGGGGTGAAGAGCAAGCGCTACCTGTGCATGGACGAGGAGGGCATCCCCTTCAGCTCT ACCGTCTGCAGCAGGGATGACTGTCTCTTCCACCACAAGCTGCTGGAGAACCACCGCGACGTCTACTACTCCTGCAAGAGCGGCCTGCTGCTCAACCTGGAAGGCGCCAAACAAGCCTACGAGCCGGGCCACAACCTGCCGGCCTCGGCGCTCTTCCTCTCCGAGAAGAACACGGTGCCGCTGAGGCGCCTCCTGCACAGGGAAAGGAGGAATCGGCACATGGACCCTTCAGACCCACTGCGCGTGCACAGCCAGCACGGGGAGGGCTCCGAATCACTGCCTTACCCGGATACGGACGTGGACGCGGAGCAGGAGAATGAGCGAGAGGCCGAGGTGTCGGAGCAGGGCTGGGCCACCTCCAGGGAGAGCATCACCTTCGGTTTCCACGACGACCCGCTGCAGGTGCTCAATCGCATGGACCCGCAGAGCCCTCGGAACACGGGGCACATCGGCTAA
- the LOC108918664 gene encoding fibroblast growth factor 6-like, producing MATAHTFLISMSREASARWTPTATLLLGLLLGVVSSHPIASRTNATSLEQQWERLFSRSVLGLSGEKADLRWESDYLLGIKRVRRLYCNVGIGFHLQILPDGSISGVHDENQYSLIEISTVERGVVSLYGVTSDLFVAMSSRGRLYGSAVFRDECKFKETLLPNNYNAYESSIYKGFYIALSKHGRVKRGNKATTAMTVTHFLPRI from the exons ATGGCCACCGCGCACACGTTCCTCATCAGTATGTCCCGCGAGGCCAGCGCGCGCTGGACGCCCACCGCCACCCTGCTCCTGGGGCTCCTGCTGGGGGTCGTGTCATCACATCCGATCGCGAGCAGGACTAACGCaacttcactggagcagcaGTGGGAGCGGCTCTTCTCGCGCTCCGTGCTCGGGCTCTCCGGGGAGAAGGCGGACCTGCGCTGGGAGAGCGACTACCTGCTGGGCATCAAGAGGGTGCGGAGGCTCTACTGCAACGTGGGCATCGGGTTCCACCTCCAGATCCTGCCGGACGGCTCGATTAGCGGTGTTCACGATGAGAACCAGTACA GTCTGATAGAGATCTCCACGGTGGAGCGAGGAGTGGTCAGTCTGTACGGGGTCACGAGTGACCTGTTCGTCGCCATGAGCAGCAGAGGAAGGCTGTACGGATCG GCAGTCTTCCGAGACGAGTGCAAGTTCAAGGAGACCCTGCTGCCAAACAACTACAATGCCTACGAGTCTTCCATTTACAAGGGCTTCTACATCGCCCTCAGCAAGCACGGCCGCGTGAAGAGGGGCAACAAGGCCACCACCGCCATGACGGTCACACACTTCCTCCCCCGAATATGA